In Nostoc sp. GT001, a genomic segment contains:
- a CDS encoding DUF3488 and DUF4129 domain-containing transglutaminase family protein — protein MNRFWRLPVGNFWRQNPQGSPLIEVEDSIFLRVLVLALVILGIVATDIAAETSFSFWALPLSVVGAIWSYYRRRDRNVAIKFCIAIGMLVALGAFFGRLVGELNDTRLGLAELLIQLQVLHSFDTPRRKNLGYSIVIGLILLGVAATLSQTLAFAPVLLLFLAIALPTLVLDYRSRLGLQPLKTQKEKFNQKNSSSLNFKFLILTFLLIVGLGLAIFAVLPRFPGYQLRNFPVSSAIQVKNNFTGRSIINPGYVRQGKGENQGSGSGGTGQNKTGQPGKVDNNFYYGFNSQMNQNLRGEMKPKVVMRVRSQAEGFWRVLGFDRYTGKGWEVSRNENVTTVRRSPWSYQIFLSPSVLTGKTQEVVQTYTVVSDLPNLIPAMTYPKEVYFPAPVIAVDKEDGLRSPVELSEGFTYTVISEVPYRDRTLLGKASTKYPEHIKKHYLQIPPEIAEKVRQRTEEILANYNQEKVAKSAKSLDSPYEKALYLAQYLKQRYSVPQNPLELPYLSEKEDLVETFLFKQKGGYPDHFSTVLTVMLRSIGIPARLVAGFSAGEFNPFTGLYVVRNTDAYAMTEVYFPKYGWFAFDPIPNHPLIPPSIEDTQTFSVLRQLWHWVAGWLPSPLTGLLNNVFETIFKWVIKAIAWFLALFSQGWFGVLTGLILSTTAAFFAWLGWGQWREWRNRRWLKKLPAMESLYQQMLQWTTQKGLGKHPAQTPLEYARISYQHHALATAEVIDEICQAYVGWRYGGHTPNLQRLRERWQGLKKAAK, from the coding sequence ATGAATCGGTTTTGGCGTCTCCCTGTAGGTAATTTCTGGCGGCAAAATCCGCAGGGGTCGCCTTTGATTGAAGTGGAAGATTCAATTTTTTTGCGGGTGCTGGTGCTAGCGTTGGTTATTTTGGGAATTGTGGCGACGGATATTGCCGCTGAGACTTCATTCAGTTTTTGGGCGTTACCCCTGAGTGTTGTGGGTGCAATTTGGAGTTATTATCGTCGCCGCGATCGCAATGTTGCAATTAAATTCTGCATCGCCATCGGTATGTTAGTAGCACTAGGTGCTTTCTTTGGGCGATTAGTCGGAGAGTTGAATGATACGCGGTTGGGTTTGGCAGAGTTATTAATTCAACTCCAAGTGTTACACAGCTTTGATACACCCCGCCGGAAAAATTTGGGCTATTCGATTGTTATCGGACTGATTTTATTGGGTGTAGCAGCAACCCTAAGTCAGACTTTAGCATTTGCACCTGTGTTGCTGTTATTTTTAGCGATCGCTCTGCCAACTTTAGTACTAGACTACCGCTCACGCTTGGGTTTGCAGCCATTAAAAACTCAAAAGGAAAAATTCAATCAGAAGAATTCCTCAAGTCTTAATTTTAAATTTTTAATTCTAACTTTTTTACTAATTGTCGGTCTGGGGTTGGCAATTTTTGCTGTTTTACCCAGATTTCCCGGCTATCAATTACGCAATTTTCCTGTAAGTTCTGCTATTCAAGTAAAAAATAATTTCACAGGTCGTAGTATCATTAATCCCGGTTATGTCCGCCAAGGGAAAGGTGAGAATCAAGGCAGTGGTAGCGGTGGTACGGGACAAAATAAAACTGGTCAACCAGGTAAAGTAGATAATAATTTTTATTACGGTTTTAATAGCCAAATGAATCAAAACCTGCGGGGCGAGATGAAACCCAAGGTTGTCATGCGGGTGCGATCGCAAGCTGAGGGTTTTTGGCGAGTATTAGGATTCGATCGCTATACAGGTAAGGGATGGGAAGTTTCTCGCAATGAAAATGTTACGACTGTTAGGCGATCGCCTTGGTCTTACCAAATTTTTCTTTCCCCATCTGTACTCACTGGTAAAACCCAAGAAGTAGTGCAAACTTATACAGTGGTGTCAGATTTGCCTAACCTGATTCCAGCGATGACTTATCCCAAAGAAGTTTACTTTCCAGCACCAGTGATCGCTGTTGATAAAGAAGACGGATTGCGATCGCCTGTAGAATTATCAGAAGGCTTCACCTACACAGTAATTTCTGAAGTACCATACCGCGATCGCACTTTGTTAGGTAAAGCTTCTACTAAATATCCAGAACACATTAAAAAGCATTATCTGCAAATTCCTCCCGAAATTGCCGAAAAAGTGCGGCAACGTACCGAAGAAATCCTCGCTAACTACAATCAAGAAAAAGTCGCAAAGTCTGCTAAAAGCTTAGATTCACCCTACGAAAAAGCTCTCTACTTAGCTCAATATTTAAAGCAACGCTACTCTGTTCCCCAAAATCCCTTAGAACTACCTTATTTAAGTGAAAAAGAAGACTTGGTAGAAACTTTTTTGTTTAAGCAAAAGGGAGGATATCCAGATCACTTCTCTACAGTTCTCACGGTGATGTTGCGTTCCATTGGTATTCCAGCGCGGTTAGTAGCAGGGTTTAGCGCAGGAGAATTTAATCCATTTACAGGGCTGTATGTTGTCCGTAATACTGACGCTTATGCGATGACGGAAGTGTATTTTCCTAAATATGGTTGGTTTGCCTTTGACCCTATTCCCAATCATCCTCTGATACCACCTTCAATAGAAGACACTCAGACTTTTAGTGTGTTGCGCCAATTGTGGCATTGGGTTGCTGGCTGGCTACCTTCTCCGCTGACAGGTTTGTTGAATAATGTATTTGAGACAATATTTAAATGGGTGATTAAAGCGATCGCTTGGTTTTTAGCTTTATTCTCTCAAGGTTGGTTTGGTGTATTAACTGGCTTAATCTTGTCAACTACAGCAGCTTTCTTCGCTTGGCTAGGTTGGGGTCAGTGGCGAGAGTGGCGCAACCGCCGATGGTTAAAGAAATTGCCAGCAATGGAAAGCCTTTATCAACAAATGCTGCAATGGACAACCCAAAAAGGTTTAGGCAAACATCCAGCACAAACACCTTTAGAGTATGCCAGAATTTCATACCAGCATCATGCTCTAGCAACTGCTGAGGTCATAGATGAAATTTGTCAAGCTTATGTTGGCTGGCGTTATGGCGGTCATACACCTAACTTGCAACGATTGCGAGAGAGATGGCAAGGTTTGAAAAAAGCTGCTAAGTAA